One window of Mauremys reevesii isolate NIE-2019 linkage group 4, ASM1616193v1, whole genome shotgun sequence genomic DNA carries:
- the LOC120403495 gene encoding pollen-specific leucine-rich repeat extensin-like protein 2, producing MLITVTPPYEPASLHPQIPPPAILPKPGKDNLRLQRLLKKVAKQNAPLASQQAKSFRSNLSPVSEASPDLEHSERSSPRKTPETLTHITIRLPPRFSIKPVIHHVSSPFPKAKPFTLKVTEQRRISEHLKLSVSPAASPVHRQSPWQPKGMTKPDTPTQLPSPQAHSVFIFPDPPVSISPVIEAPVEVTHVSKVHARVHSVQAPRAKTPLPDQLSTALSSEDMQPLAANTDKSHSEPPAQPAPVTLNADETGTATPKSKDPMLPTMTAEPPYKTFKTSTPREPVGTAFPSPQVPDPQFNRPETPGSDRARSRTEWVPELPEPHSKSLRPMSPHTAQKQEATVPTDNIRAFSTEAKEELVIPPQPTATIPSASPFPKAESPPPSVEKARPLTAKLSGWSRLKKRLTVEPEGPQFPETEPAKPEQEEAGSKAEGSQGNVSQDNRLIKSRATKMWDAILYQMTALKRRKQQEEEKGIRKEEGFSFRCHLPLLHRPRFDARKLKELASKPMTKITTMLESSLLHRKTPEEPKNFNRTASGWQLK from the coding sequence ATGCTGATCACTGTAACACCACCCTATGAGCCAGCATCCCTCCATCCACAAATTCCACCCCCTGCCATACTTCCGAAACCCGGGAAGGACAATCTTAGGCTCCAGAGACTCTTGAAGAAAGTTGCAAAGCAGAATGCACCACTAGCCTCCCAGCAAGCCAAATCGTTCCGGTCCAACCTCTCCCCAGTGAGCGAGGCCAGCCCAGACCTAGAGCACAGCGAGCGCTCGTCTCCGCGGAAGACCCCAGAAACGTTGACGCACATCACCATCCGCCTCCCTCCCCGGTTCTCCATCAAGCCAGTCATCCACCATGTCTCATCTCCTTTCCCAAAGGCCAAGCCGTTCACGCTCAAAGTAACCGAGCAGAGGAGAATTTCTGAACACCTCAAGCTCTCGGTCTCTCCAGCAGCATCCCCTGTGCACAGGCAGTCCCCCTGGCAACCAAAAGGGATGACAAAACCAGACACGCCCACCCAGCTGCCCTCTCCACAGGCACATTCTGTATTCATTTTCCCTGACCCTCCTGTTTCCATCTCACCTGTCATAGAAGCCCCAGTGGAGGTTACTCATGTCTCCAAAGTGCATGCGCGTGTCCATAGTGTGCAGGCACCCAGAGCGAAGACCCCCTTACCAGACCAGTTGTCTACAGCCCTCAGCAGTGAGGACATGCAGCCTTTGGCAGCCAATACAGACAAAAGCCACTCAGAGCCACCTGCACAGCCGGCACCAGTTACTCTCAATGCTGATGAGACTGGAACTGCTACTCCCAAATCAAAGGACCCCATGCTTCCCACCATGACAGCAGAGCCCCCCTACAAAACCTTTAAGACTTCAACTCCGAGAGAGCCTGTTGGGACTGCTTTCCCCAGTCCTCAGGTGCCGGATCCCCAATTCAATAGACCAGAAACCCCAGGAAGTGATAGAGCAAGATCCAGAACAGAGTGGGTTCCTGAACTTCCTGAGCCACACAGCAAAAGCCTAAGGCCAATGAGTCCCCATACAGCTCAGAAGCAAGAGGCCACAGTGCCAACTGACAATATAAGGGCTTTCTCCACAGAAGCAAAGGAAGAGCTGGTCATTCCCCCACAGCCAACAGCCACCATTCCCAGTGCCAGTCCTTTCCCCAAAGCGGAGTCTCCACCACCATCTGTGGAGAAAGCCAGACCTCTTACAGCCAAGCTTAGCGGATGGTCTCGCCTCAAGAAGCGCTTGACAGTGGAACCAGAGGGGCCCCAATTCCCAGAAACCGAACCAGCCAAGCCTGAACAGGAGGAAGCAGGAAGTAAAGCAGAAGGCTCTCAAGGTAATGTCAGCCAAGACAACAGGCTGATTAAATCAAGGGCCACCAAAATGTGGGACGCCATTTTATATCAGATGACAGCCCTCAAGAGGAGAAAGCAGCAAGAGGAAGAAAAAGGGATAAGGAAAGAGGAGGGATTCTCATTCCGGTGCCACTTGCCCCTTCTCCACAGACCACGTTTTGATGCTCGGAAACTGAAGGAGCTAGCTTCCAAACCCATGACAAAGATCACCACCATGTTAGAGTCAAGCCTGCTCCACCGCAAGACTCCTGAGGAGCCCAAGAATTTTAACAGGACTGCATCAGGGTGGCAGCTCAAGTGA